A single region of the Chryseobacterium culicis genome encodes:
- a CDS encoding oleate hydratase: MSTINSKFDKVLNASEQFGKVNHEPDSSKEVQINTPEKTMPFSDQIGNYQRNKGIPLQSYENSKIYIVGSGIAGMSAAYYFIRDGRVPGKNIIFLDQLNIEGGSLDGAGNAKDGYIIRGGREMDMTYENLWDMFQDIPALELPAPYSVLDEYRLINDNDPNYSKARLIHNQGQIKDFSKFGLEKKDQLAIVKLLLKKKEELDDLTIEDYFSESFLNSNFWFFWRSMFAFENWHSLLELKLYMHRFLHAIDGMKDFSCLVFPKYNQYDTYVTPLKNFLVEKGVQIQFNTLVKDLDIHINTEGKTVEGIITEQNGEEVRIPVGKEDYVIVTTGSMTESTFYGDNNTVPEVTIDNSNAGQSAGWKLWKNLAAKSEVFGKPEKFCSHIEKSSWESATLTCRPSAFTEKLKELCVNDPYSGRTATGGIITITDSNWVMSFTCNRQPHFPTQPDDILVVWVYALLMDKEGNYIKKTMPQCTGNEILAELCYHLGMTDQLDNVIENTIVRTSFMPYITSMFMPRAQGDRPRVVPEGCTNLGLVGQFVETNNDVVFTMESSVRTARIAVYNLLNLNKQVPDINPLQYDIRHLLKATQALNDYKPFLGEGILRKILKGTYFEHILVNRPEEKEEHESFLTRFQDWVKGVKD; the protein is encoded by the coding sequence ATGAGTACGATCAATTCAAAATTCGACAAAGTTTTAAATGCCTCTGAGCAGTTTGGAAAAGTGAACCACGAACCGGATTCAAGTAAAGAAGTTCAGATTAACACTCCTGAAAAAACGATGCCTTTCTCCGACCAGATCGGAAACTATCAGCGTAATAAAGGAATTCCTTTACAGTCTTACGAAAACAGTAAAATCTATATTGTAGGAAGCGGAATTGCAGGGATGTCTGCCGCTTATTATTTCATTCGTGACGGCCGTGTTCCTGGCAAAAACATTATTTTCCTCGACCAGCTGAATATTGAAGGCGGATCTCTGGATGGAGCAGGTAACGCAAAAGACGGCTATATCATTCGTGGAGGACGAGAAATGGATATGACCTATGAAAACTTATGGGATATGTTTCAGGATATTCCTGCTTTGGAATTACCAGCACCCTACAGCGTGTTGGATGAATACCGTCTTATCAATGACAACGACCCGAATTATTCTAAAGCAAGGCTGATCCACAATCAGGGACAAATCAAAGATTTCAGCAAATTCGGTTTGGAGAAAAAAGATCAGCTAGCAATTGTAAAATTGCTGTTAAAGAAAAAAGAAGAGCTGGACGATCTTACCATTGAAGATTATTTTTCTGAATCATTCCTTAACAGTAATTTCTGGTTCTTCTGGCGTTCTATGTTTGCCTTCGAAAACTGGCACAGCTTACTGGAACTGAAATTATATATGCACAGATTCCTTCATGCTATTGACGGAATGAAAGACTTTTCATGTCTGGTTTTCCCAAAATACAACCAATATGATACCTATGTAACACCACTCAAAAACTTCCTGGTAGAAAAAGGGGTACAGATCCAGTTTAATACTTTGGTAAAAGATCTTGACATTCATATTAATACAGAAGGAAAAACTGTAGAAGGTATTATTACCGAACAAAACGGAGAGGAAGTAAGAATTCCAGTCGGTAAAGAAGATTACGTGATTGTAACCACCGGATCTATGACTGAAAGTACTTTCTACGGAGACAATAATACCGTTCCTGAAGTAACAATAGATAACAGCAATGCCGGACAAAGTGCAGGATGGAAGTTATGGAAAAACCTGGCTGCAAAATCTGAAGTATTCGGGAAACCTGAAAAATTCTGTAGCCATATTGAAAAATCTTCTTGGGAATCTGCAACTTTAACATGCCGACCTTCTGCATTCACAGAAAAATTAAAAGAATTGTGTGTGAATGATCCTTATTCAGGAAGAACAGCTACCGGAGGTATTATTACCATTACAGACTCTAACTGGGTGATGAGTTTTACCTGCAACAGACAGCCGCACTTCCCTACCCAGCCGGATGATATCCTTGTTGTTTGGGTATATGCTTTACTGATGGACAAAGAAGGTAATTATATTAAAAAAACAATGCCTCAATGTACCGGAAATGAGATTCTTGCCGAATTATGCTATCACCTTGGAATGACAGATCAACTGGATAATGTTATAGAAAACACAATTGTTCGTACTTCATTTATGCCATACATCACCTCTATGTTTATGCCGAGAGCACAGGGAGATCGTCCGAGAGTTGTTCCTGAAGGATGTACCAATTTAGGTCTTGTAGGACAATTCGTAGAAACCAATAATGATGTGGTATTCACCATGGAAAGTTCTGTGAGAACAGCAAGAATTGCCGTTTACAATCTTCTTAACCTCAACAAACAGGTTCCGGACATCAATCCGCTACAGTATGATATCCGACATTTATTAAAAGCTACCCAGGCTCTTAATGATTACAAACCTTTCTTAGGAGAAGGAATTTTAAGAAAAATATTAAAAGGAACTTATTTTGAACATATTTTGGTCAACCGTCCTGAAGAAAAAGAAGAGCATGAATCTTTCTTGACCAGATTCCAGGATTGGGTAAAAGGAGTAAAAGACTAA
- a CDS encoding 3-hydroxyacyl-CoA dehydrogenase, with the protein MDFKNITIAGSGVLGYQIAFQTAYHGFKVTVYDINDEVLEKAKGKFTALSEAYQQDLGATQKQLDATFKNISYSSDLAEAVKDADLLIEAVPEDPAIKIEFYHKLAQVAPEKTVFATNSSTLLPSQFAEDTGRPEKFVALHFANEIWKHNTGEVMRHPGTSQEVFDSVIKFAKDIGMVALPIQKEQPGYIVNSLLVPLLGAAVNLWIDEVSDIETIDKTWMVATGAPVGPFGILDVVGITTAYNINKMEAEETQDPLKIKAVEKLKEDYIDKGKLGVLTGEGFYKYPNPSYRDKDFLK; encoded by the coding sequence ATGGATTTTAAAAATATAACGATAGCAGGAAGTGGTGTATTAGGATATCAGATCGCCTTCCAGACTGCCTATCATGGTTTCAAGGTTACCGTATATGATATCAATGATGAAGTATTGGAAAAAGCCAAGGGTAAATTCACCGCTTTAAGTGAAGCTTACCAACAAGATCTGGGAGCAACGCAGAAACAACTGGATGCTACCTTTAAAAATATCAGCTACTCATCTGATCTTGCTGAAGCAGTAAAAGATGCCGATTTGCTGATAGAAGCAGTTCCTGAAGATCCCGCTATTAAAATAGAATTTTACCACAAACTCGCTCAGGTAGCTCCTGAAAAAACAGTATTTGCAACGAATTCTTCCACTCTACTTCCAAGCCAGTTTGCTGAAGATACAGGAAGACCAGAGAAATTTGTAGCGCTCCATTTTGCCAATGAAATCTGGAAACACAATACCGGAGAGGTTATGCGCCATCCGGGTACTTCTCAGGAGGTATTTGATTCGGTTATCAAATTTGCAAAAGATATTGGAATGGTCGCCTTACCTATTCAGAAGGAGCAACCTGGATATATTGTCAACTCATTATTGGTTCCGCTGCTTGGAGCCGCTGTTAATCTCTGGATTGATGAAGTATCAGATATTGAAACAATCGACAAAACATGGATGGTAGCCACCGGAGCTCCTGTAGGACCATTCGGTATTCTGGATGTTGTGGGAATTACAACGGCTTATAATATCAATAAAATGGAAGCTGAAGAAACTCAGGACCCGTTAAAGATCAAAGCTGTAGAAAAATTAAAAGAAGATTATATTGACAAAGGAAAACTGGGAGTACTGACCGGGGAAGGATTTTATAAATATCCCAATCCTTCATATCGCGACAAAGATTTTCTGAAATAG
- a CDS encoding glutamine--tRNA ligase/YqeY domain fusion protein yields the protein MEEEKKSLNFIEQIIEDDLANGLKRDQIRFRFPPEPNGYLHVGHTKAICINFGLGEKYNAPVNLRFDDTNPEKEEQEFVDSIMKDVEWLGFKWDKVLYASDYFQQLYDWAVQLIKEGKAYVDEQPSEVITEQRKNPAEPGIESPYRNRPVEESLDLFERMKNGEFESGAMSLRAKIDMVSPNMNMRDPVMYRILNKPHHRTGTAWKIYPMYDWAHGESDYIEQISHSLCSLEFENHRPLYNWYLDQVYEEGRVKNKQREFARMNVSYMITSKRKLQRLVAEGVVTGWDDPRMPTISGMRRKGYTPTSIRNFIEKVGVAKRENLIEIQLLDFCVREDLNKVAKRVMAVVDPVKLVIENYPEDKEEWLETENNPEQENAGTREVPFSRELYIEREDFKEEANNKFFRLKLGGEVRLKSAYIIKAERVEKDENGEITTIYATYDEKSRSGSGTEESLRKVKGTLHWVSAKHALPVEVRTYNHLFTVEQPDAEKDVDFLNFINPESVATVKGFAEPSLKDVAVGEPLQFQRIGYFTKDQDSTDDVLVFNRTVTLKDSFKPE from the coding sequence ATGGAAGAAGAAAAAAAATCACTCAATTTTATTGAGCAAATTATAGAAGATGATCTGGCAAACGGTTTGAAAAGAGATCAGATCCGTTTCCGTTTTCCGCCTGAACCCAATGGTTATCTGCATGTAGGGCATACAAAAGCCATCTGCATCAACTTTGGACTGGGCGAAAAATACAATGCTCCCGTAAACCTTCGTTTTGACGATACGAATCCTGAAAAAGAAGAACAGGAATTCGTAGATTCTATCATGAAAGACGTTGAATGGCTAGGTTTCAAATGGGATAAAGTTTTGTACGCATCCGATTACTTCCAGCAGCTTTACGATTGGGCAGTACAATTAATCAAGGAAGGAAAAGCTTATGTAGATGAGCAGCCTTCTGAAGTGATTACTGAGCAAAGAAAAAATCCTGCAGAACCGGGAATTGAATCTCCATACAGAAACCGTCCTGTTGAAGAATCTTTAGATTTATTCGAAAGAATGAAAAACGGAGAATTTGAGAGTGGTGCAATGTCTCTTCGTGCAAAAATTGATATGGTTTCGCCTAACATGAATATGCGTGACCCTGTTATGTACAGAATTTTGAATAAACCTCACCACAGAACAGGTACAGCGTGGAAAATTTATCCAATGTACGACTGGGCTCATGGTGAATCTGATTATATCGAACAAATTTCGCATTCGCTTTGTTCTTTGGAGTTTGAAAATCACAGACCTTTGTACAACTGGTATTTGGATCAGGTTTACGAAGAAGGAAGGGTTAAAAACAAGCAGAGAGAATTTGCAAGGATGAATGTTTCCTATATGATTACTTCTAAAAGAAAGCTTCAAAGATTAGTGGCTGAAGGAGTAGTAACCGGATGGGACGATCCTAGAATGCCTACCATTTCAGGGATGAGAAGAAAAGGATATACTCCAACTTCTATCAGAAACTTTATTGAGAAAGTAGGAGTAGCGAAAAGAGAAAATCTTATCGAAATCCAGTTGCTTGATTTCTGTGTACGTGAAGACCTGAACAAGGTAGCTAAGCGTGTAATGGCAGTGGTAGATCCTGTGAAATTAGTGATCGAAAACTATCCTGAAGATAAGGAAGAATGGTTAGAGACTGAGAACAATCCTGAACAGGAAAATGCAGGAACAAGAGAGGTTCCGTTCTCAAGAGAATTGTATATTGAACGTGAAGACTTCAAAGAAGAAGCTAACAATAAATTCTTCAGACTTAAATTAGGGGGCGAAGTTCGTTTGAAATCTGCTTACATCATTAAAGCTGAAAGAGTAGAGAAGGATGAAAATGGTGAGATTACTACCATCTACGCTACGTATGATGAGAAGAGTAGATCAGGAAGCGGAACTGAGGAAAGTTTAAGAAAAGTAAAAGGAACTTTACACTGGGTATCTGCAAAACATGCTCTTCCTGTGGAAGTGAGAACATATAATCATTTGTTTACTGTGGAGCAGCCTGACGCTGAAAAAGATGTAGACTTCTTAAACTTCATCAATCCTGAATCTGTAGCAACGGTAAAAGGGTTTGCTGAGCCAAGCCTGAAAGATGTTGCTGTTGGAGAGCCATTACAGTTCCAAAGAATCGGGTATTTTACAAAAGATCAGGATTCTACAGACGATGTATTGGTATTTAACCGTACAGTAACGTTAAAAGATTCTTTTAAACCGGAATAA
- a CDS encoding alpha/beta hydrolase, giving the protein MAVYILSNRKIIRHKGERVDSFSNEEYSIPNFRIAKCDFENYKEPTAQAKKKKDYTNRNILHYKLLSEPEKQGYEEVLDVLLSEKGIKSSPLTANNLGGTQRMFYELYKNMSSTKDRSDVLIFIHGYLYDFDDELKAILDLKKVFIDNPASPVEHILFVSWPASGSIIPLSYFDDKASSINSGTSLVRLFYFYTQFLKDIFSNRDLAPCNQRIHLMAHSLGNRVLQSMLYSLKRENILRVIDQVLLLNADVSYKVFEDSEDSFNKLPLLANRISIYLNRQDIILGASQFTKNILTPRLGKNGPSDIAHYKDIVSVIDCTFVKDDLLDSFKYEVGNHWGYLSSSQVQKDIFQNLYGIDRNLITSRSKDSENVFTIIS; this is encoded by the coding sequence ATGGCCGTTTATATCTTAAGCAACCGGAAAATCATCCGGCACAAAGGCGAAAGAGTAGACTCTTTTTCCAATGAAGAATACTCAATTCCTAATTTCAGGATCGCTAAATGCGATTTTGAGAATTATAAGGAACCCACTGCTCAGGCGAAAAAGAAAAAAGATTACACCAATAGAAATATCTTACATTACAAACTTCTTTCCGAACCCGAAAAACAGGGATATGAAGAAGTTTTAGATGTTTTATTGAGTGAAAAAGGAATTAAAAGCTCCCCTCTTACAGCCAATAATCTCGGCGGAACCCAAAGAATGTTTTACGAACTGTACAAAAATATGTCTTCCACAAAAGACAGGAGTGATGTACTGATATTCATCCATGGCTATTTGTATGATTTTGATGATGAGTTAAAGGCTATACTTGATCTTAAGAAAGTATTCATTGATAATCCGGCATCACCTGTAGAACATATTTTATTTGTGAGCTGGCCCGCTTCCGGCAGTATAATCCCATTGAGTTATTTTGATGATAAGGCTTCCAGCATCAATTCCGGAACATCTCTGGTGAGATTGTTTTATTTCTACACTCAATTTTTAAAAGATATATTTTCCAACCGGGATCTTGCTCCCTGCAATCAAAGAATCCATCTTATGGCTCACTCTCTTGGAAACAGAGTGCTTCAAAGCATGTTATACAGCCTTAAAAGAGAAAATATACTGCGTGTTATTGACCAGGTTCTCCTGTTGAATGCTGATGTAAGCTATAAAGTATTCGAAGATTCAGAAGATTCATTTAATAAGCTGCCATTATTGGCCAACAGAATTTCCATTTACTTGAACCGACAGGATATTATTCTGGGAGCTTCTCAGTTTACGAAAAATATCCTGACTCCAAGGCTGGGTAAAAACGGACCAAGTGATATTGCTCATTATAAAGATATTGTATCTGTCATCGACTGTACTTTCGTAAAAGATGATTTGCTTGACAGCTTTAAATATGAAGTGGGAAATCATTGGGGATACCTTTCAAGCTCACAGGTACAGAAAGATATCTTTCAAAATTTATATGGAATTGACAGAAATCTTATCACCAGCAGATCTAAAGATAGTGAAAACGTTTTCACAATTATTTCTTAA
- a CDS encoding bacteriocin-like protein yields MKNLKKIKRGELKTIKGGRPPLGCNSWNPVAMCCRSWAPDYCGQTTCPDSPPPLC; encoded by the coding sequence ATGAAAAATCTAAAAAAAATCAAAAGAGGAGAATTAAAAACAATCAAAGGAGGAAGACCACCTCTTGGATGTAACAGCTGGAATCCGGTGGCTATGTGCTGCAGATCATGGGCTCCTGACTATTGTGGGCAAACTACATGTCCGGATTCACCTCCACCATTGTGCTAA
- a CDS encoding o-succinylbenzoate synthase: protein MEATYLQYLLQFKRPSGTSRGVLLDKETYILTISENEKKGVGECAIFRGLSFDDRPDYEEKLKWLCENINQDRAFLKEELKEFPSIWFGYEQAVQNLKYGDSLYFPSEFTDGKSAITINGLIWMGDAGYMEEQIQEKLEKGFHCIKLKIGVDWKSEHIILQKLREKFSKDQLELRVDANGGFSKEEAIIVLQQLADLHIHSIEQPIKAGNWDDMAELCAKTPTPIALDEELIGIIDPEEKKKLLEKIQPQYIILKPALVGGFSGSDEWISLAEKQNISWWITSALESNIGLNAIAQYTFTKKNPMPQGLGTGALFINNFESDLELRNELLWFKT, encoded by the coding sequence ATGGAAGCAACGTACTTACAATATTTATTACAATTTAAACGCCCGAGTGGAACATCTCGCGGCGTTTTGCTTGATAAAGAAACCTATATTCTTACAATTTCGGAAAACGAAAAAAAAGGAGTAGGGGAATGTGCTATTTTCAGAGGACTGAGTTTTGATGACAGACCTGATTATGAGGAAAAACTGAAATGGCTTTGTGAAAATATCAATCAGGATAGGGCTTTTTTAAAAGAAGAACTGAAAGAGTTTCCTTCCATTTGGTTTGGGTATGAACAGGCAGTTCAGAATTTGAAATATGGTGACAGTCTTTATTTTCCAAGTGAGTTTACGGATGGAAAATCTGCTATTACCATCAACGGCCTGATATGGATGGGAGATGCAGGTTATATGGAAGAACAGATTCAGGAGAAACTGGAAAAAGGATTTCATTGCATTAAATTAAAAATTGGTGTTGACTGGAAATCTGAACATATTATTCTACAGAAATTAAGAGAAAAGTTTTCCAAAGACCAGTTGGAACTTCGTGTAGATGCTAATGGAGGATTTAGTAAAGAAGAAGCGATTATTGTGTTGCAGCAGCTTGCCGATCTTCATATTCACTCTATTGAGCAGCCTATAAAAGCAGGAAACTGGGATGATATGGCAGAATTATGCGCCAAAACACCTACGCCGATTGCATTGGATGAAGAGCTTATCGGAATTATTGATCCCGAAGAAAAGAAAAAACTGTTAGAAAAAATACAACCGCAGTATATTATTCTAAAGCCTGCTTTGGTAGGAGGTTTCTCCGGTTCAGATGAATGGATTTCCCTTGCTGAAAAACAGAATATCAGTTGGTGGATTACTTCAGCGTTGGAGAGTAATATTGGCTTGAATGCTATTGCCCAGTATACATTTACCAAAAAAAATCCAATGCCTCAAGGTTTAGGCACTGGAGCTTTATTTATTAATAATTTTGAATCCGATCTTGAACTCAGAAATGAGTTGCTGTGGTTCAAAACATAA
- the fbp gene encoding class 1 fructose-bisphosphatase: MSNQPLQTLGEFLIDKQDDFQYSTGEFSRLLSAIRLASKVVNREVNKAGIVDITGAAGNQNVQGEEQQKLDVIANEIFITALSQREVVCGIASEENDDFIDIKCGENGHLSKYVVLIDPLDGSSNIDVNVSVGTIFSIYRRVTEPGTPVQLEDFLQKGINQIAAGYVIYGSSTMIVYTTGNGVNGFTLDPSLGTYYLSHPNMTFPKTGKIYSINEGNYIKFPQGVKNYLKYCQMEEGDRPYTSRYIGSLVADFHRNMLKGGIYIYPSYSQAPNGKLRLLYECNPMAFLAEQAGAKATDGFRRILEIEPTELHQRIPFFCGSIEMVEKAEEFMRIDSVK; the protein is encoded by the coding sequence ATGTCAAATCAACCATTACAGACTTTAGGAGAATTTCTTATAGATAAACAGGACGATTTTCAGTATTCTACAGGTGAATTTTCTCGTCTTCTAAGTGCAATAAGATTGGCTTCGAAAGTGGTAAACAGAGAAGTAAATAAAGCCGGAATTGTAGATATTACAGGAGCTGCGGGAAACCAAAACGTTCAGGGAGAAGAGCAGCAAAAACTGGATGTAATCGCTAACGAAATTTTTATTACGGCTTTGTCTCAAAGAGAGGTTGTTTGTGGTATTGCTTCTGAGGAAAATGATGATTTTATTGATATCAAATGCGGTGAAAATGGTCATTTAAGTAAATATGTGGTACTGATCGATCCTTTAGACGGATCTTCCAATATTGATGTCAATGTTTCCGTAGGAACTATTTTCTCTATCTACAGAAGAGTTACCGAACCCGGAACACCAGTGCAGCTGGAAGACTTTTTACAAAAAGGAATCAATCAGATTGCAGCAGGATATGTTATTTACGGTTCATCTACAATGATTGTTTATACAACAGGAAATGGGGTAAACGGATTTACACTAGATCCATCTTTAGGTACCTATTATCTTTCTCATCCCAATATGACTTTCCCAAAAACGGGTAAAATTTATTCCATCAACGAAGGAAACTATATTAAATTCCCTCAGGGAGTAAAAAATTATCTTAAGTACTGCCAGATGGAAGAAGGTGACCGTCCTTATACCTCAAGATATATCGGTTCATTAGTTGCAGATTTCCATAGAAATATGCTGAAAGGAGGAATTTATATTTATCCTTCTTATTCGCAGGCTCCAAATGGTAAACTAAGATTATTATACGAATGTAATCCAATGGCTTTCCTTGCTGAACAAGCCGGAGCAAAAGCAACAGACGGATTCAGAAGAATTCTGGAAATAGAACCTACAGAACTTCACCAGAGAATTCCTTTCTTCTGCGGAAGTATTGAAATGGTGGAGAAAGCAGAAGAATTTATGCGTATCGACAGCGTAAAATAA
- a CDS encoding aspartate kinase, with product MKIFKFGGASVKDADSVKNVSMVLKSQGFAKCLLVISAMGKTTNELEKVVELYFKKDNYQTEIEKIKRKHMEIAEGLFPENHAVFAEINLFFDDIDSFLRRNKSPNYNFVYDQVVSCGEMISTKIVSEYLNEIQFTNQWLDARDYVKTDNSYREGTVDWTRTEEFISHLNPEICYVTQGFIGSDDNNFTVTLGREGSDYSAAIFAYCLNAEAMTIWKDVPGVMTGDPRKFSDVNLLSNISYEEAIEMAYYGASVIHPKTLQPLQQKNIPFYVKSFVDPTKEGTKVGASEKNQQEESYILKENQDLLKISTRDFSFIAEDHMSLIFGFLSKYKIKVSLMQNSAISLALCLEDKFNHLDELNEELQKIFKTEAIKNVSLFTVRNAKKDHIDKFYHEKNVLLEQISKNTLQMVTQ from the coding sequence ATGAAAATTTTCAAGTTTGGTGGAGCATCGGTAAAAGATGCTGACAGTGTAAAAAACGTGTCCATGGTTCTAAAAAGCCAAGGATTTGCCAAATGTTTGCTGGTAATTTCAGCAATGGGCAAGACGACAAATGAGTTGGAAAAAGTTGTAGAACTTTATTTCAAAAAAGATAACTATCAAACTGAGATTGAAAAGATAAAACGAAAACACATGGAGATTGCGGAAGGACTATTTCCTGAAAATCATGCGGTTTTTGCTGAAATCAATCTCTTTTTTGATGATATTGATTCTTTTTTACGAAGAAATAAATCTCCTAATTACAACTTTGTATATGATCAGGTGGTAAGCTGCGGAGAAATGATTTCTACTAAAATCGTGAGTGAATATCTAAATGAAATTCAATTTACGAATCAATGGCTGGATGCCAGAGATTATGTAAAAACGGATAATTCATACAGAGAGGGTACGGTAGACTGGACAAGAACGGAAGAATTTATTTCCCATCTTAATCCTGAAATTTGCTATGTAACTCAGGGATTTATCGGTTCTGACGACAATAATTTTACGGTGACGTTAGGAAGAGAAGGTTCTGACTACTCTGCTGCTATTTTTGCTTACTGCTTAAATGCTGAAGCAATGACGATCTGGAAAGATGTACCGGGAGTAATGACCGGAGATCCGAGAAAGTTCAGTGATGTAAATCTTCTTTCCAACATTTCTTATGAGGAAGCTATTGAGATGGCTTATTATGGTGCAAGTGTTATTCACCCTAAAACATTACAGCCACTCCAGCAAAAAAACATTCCTTTTTATGTAAAATCTTTCGTAGATCCTACCAAAGAAGGAACAAAAGTAGGTGCTTCCGAAAAAAACCAACAAGAAGAATCTTATATTCTAAAAGAAAACCAGGATCTTTTGAAAATCTCTACAAGAGACTTCTCTTTCATTGCAGAAGATCATATGAGCCTGATTTTCGGATTTTTATCTAAATATAAGATCAAAGTTTCCCTAATGCAGAATTCTGCGATCTCTCTGGCATTGTGCCTTGAGGATAAATTTAACCATCTTGATGAGCTCAACGAAGAGCTTCAAAAAATTTTTAAAACCGAAGCAATTAAAAATGTATCTTTATTCACAGTAAGAAATGCGAAGAAAGATCACATTGATAAATTTTACCATGAAAAAAATGTATTATTGGAACAGATTTCCAAGAACACTCTTCAAATGGTAACACAATAA